TGCTGGTCTATGATCATGTGCTGGGCGCGGGCACGGCGACGCGTCCCGACTGGCGCGGGCCGTACACCAGCGAGTCGCCGTTTCACGAGCCGTTCGTGCTCTTCGGCTACCTGGCGGGCTGCACCCGCACCCTGGAGCTGGTCACCGGTGTGATCATTCTGCCGCAGCGCCAGACCGCGCTGGTGGCCAAACAGGCCGCCGAGGTGGACGTGCTCAGCCGCGGACGGCTGCGCCTGGGCGTGGGCGTGGGCTGGAACCCGGTTGAATACGAAGCGCTCGGCGAGGACTTCCATACCCGCGGGCGGCGCTGCGACGAGCAGATCGAGGTGTTGCGCCGGCTGTGGACCCAGCCGACGATCACTTACCGCGGTCGCTGGCACACCATCACCGACGCCGGCATCAATCCGCTGCCGGTGCAGCGCCCGATCCCGATCTGGATTGGTGGCGAGTCGCCGGCGGCGATGCGGCGCGCCGCGCGCCTGGGCGACGGCTGGTTTCCGCAGTCGCAGCGACCGCTGGAAGACGGTACCGTTGAGCGCATCGCGCAGCTCCAGGCACTGC
This is a stretch of genomic DNA from Kallotenue papyrolyticum. It encodes these proteins:
- a CDS encoding LLM class F420-dependent oxidoreductase translates to MLERSMQLGAILPQTEIGNDPDVIRTYAQAVEAMGYRHVLVYDHVLGAGTATRPDWRGPYTSESPFHEPFVLFGYLAGCTRTLELVTGVIILPQRQTALVAKQAAEVDVLSRGRLRLGVGVGWNPVEYEALGEDFHTRGRRCDEQIEVLRRLWTQPTITYRGRWHTITDAGINPLPVQRPIPIWIGGESPAAMRRAARLGDGWFPQSQRPLEDGTVERIAQLQALLREAGRDPATFGIEARLTVSRVPAAQWSSYAATWRQLGASHLSVNTMGLGLASIDEHLALLQRVRRALDA